The Prochlorococcus sp. MIT 1341 genomic interval GCCTTTTGAAGAGGTTGATTCTGACCTTAGAGAATTCTTGAAAACTGGCTTAGATCTCAAATTACATTTAGCTAAATACCTGAAGACAACTATAAATGATATAAATAATCTTTTGCCTAAAGGTTCAGAGGAATTAGCAGCTCTGCACCCTAAAACTTCAGAATTAACAGATCCCACTAGTTTTTATGAGGAGGGTGTGGGCACAGCGCATTTGTTGGATCTGGCTTCATGGCATTTAGGGAGTGCAGAATACATAGCTGACACCTTGAAACTCTTAAAGATGTTCTCTCGAGGGAATGTCCTGGATTTTGGCGGAGGGATTGGCACGCATGCCTTATTTGCTGCCGCTTTGGATCAAGTTGACCATGTCTGCTTTGTGGACATAAACCCTCAAAACCGATCCTTTGTAGAGCAACGAGCGAAAGCACTCGCATTAGATAGCAAGATCTCTTTCCATAGAGATTTAAATAGCACAGGAAACGTTTGCTTTGATTTTGTTGTCTGTTTAGATGTGCTTGAACATTTGCCAGATCCATCTAGTCAGTTGCTTTCCTTTTTAGAGCGCATGAATACAGGTTCTATAGCGTTACTTAATTGGTATTTCTTTAAGGGATTTAGTGGGGAATATCCATTTCACTTTGACGACGAAGAGTTGATTGAAGGATTCTTCAATACTCTTCAGAAGAATTTTCTAGAGGTTTTTCACCCGCTACTAATTACAGCACGTACTTATAAACCCTTAATTTAGCAACAGCACATTATTGGATTAGAGAAAGTAAATCAAACAAAAACTTTTAAGCCTTCAAAAAATATTTTGGCCTTTAGCCGGCTGTGGCAATGTTTATTCTTTTTCTGTTGCGAAGCCCACGTTTAATGGTTTCAAAATTAACCACACCATCAGTAAGAGCGAACAAGGTGTCGTCTTTCCCTTTCCCTACATTTATCCCTGGCAGGACTGAGGTTCCACGCTGGCGGATCAGGATTGAACCAGCAGTAACTGATTCTCCACCAAAAGCTTTTACACCAAGACGTTTTGAATTTGAGTCTCTTCCATTACGGGTAGAGCCAGTTCCTTTTTTATGAGCCATGTGATTAAAGAGGTAGGGTTTAGGTTTAGAAGGGAAGGAGTTAGCTGATTACCTTTCCAGCAAGAGAGATTGATTCAACCATAACTCTAGTAAGTTCTTGGCGGTGCCCATTCTTGCGACGTGTTTTCTTTTTTGGGCGCATTTTATAGACAATTATTTTTTGTCCTCTTCTATGGGCCAACACTTTGAGCTCGACGGTCGCTCCTTCAACGTAAGGTTTCCCAATAGTGGCTTCCTTGCCATTTTTTAAAAGTAAAACATTCTTCAAGGTGATTTTTTCATCTACTTTGGCCTGAACCCTATCAATGTCGTAATAGCGATTGGGTTGGAGCCAAAACTGTTTCCCTGAGGATTCGACTATGACGTAGGGCAGTTCTTTCTGCTCCTTTGTTTTTGGTGTTGGTTTGTTTGCCATGGGATTGGGACACGTCCAGGCTCGTTAAATTTGTCCTGACCTGAGGTATAGGTTCAAAACCAGATTCGAACGATTAAGCCTGAATCGCAATCGAATTACAATCAATCATTTTCATGTGTAAAGGGTCAATCAGTCAAGATTTAATTGGTTAAGTCCTTTATCATTTGATTTCTGAACGATTATTAGGGGAAATTGCCTTTAGTATTTGCTTGATATTGTTTGGTTCAAGAAAGAATGCCCCTTGTTTTTTCCTTTCAAGAATCAATCTTTTGGTTATGAGTGCGCTTAAGACATACATCCTGAAGCTTTATGTGGCAGGGAATACGCCCAATTCAATGCGTGCCTTGAAAACCCTTCGTGACATTCTGGAAACAGATTTTCGAGGTGTATATGCATTAAAGGTAATTGATGTATTGAAGAATCCTCAATTAGCTGAGGAGGATAAGATTCTTGCAACTCCGACACTCGCAAAGATTCTCCCACCTCCTGTAAGAAGGATTATTGGAGACCTTTCAGATCGAGAGAGGGTTCTTATAGGACTAGATTTGCTCTATGAAGAGTTGTCTGAAGAGGATTTTGCTGGGAATTCGTCATGATTGGTCTGGAGATGAGCACATAGCACCATCAGATTCTTAAGGCTCACGGTGGAGAGGGGGCTATTGATCTGTTTTTTACTAGCGTTTATTTAGATCAAAGCAGTTATGGATTCAAAGACTAACAATGGACCTGCATCTCAAATGCAGGTGCAAAAGCTCCCTACAGGGATTGACGGGTTTGATGATGTATGTCATGGAGGTTTGCCCGCTGGCAGAAGCACACTTATTAGCGGCACTTCTGGGACTGGTAAAACAGTCTTTTCTCTTCATTTTTTGCATAATGGGATCACGCAATATGACGAGCCAGGTATCTTTGTGACTTTTGAGGAATCTCCAGTGGACATTCTTCGAAATGCGGCAAGTTTTGGATGGAATCTCCAAGAAATGGTTGATCAAGATAAATTATTTATTCTTGATGCTTCCCCAGATCCAGAGGGGCAAGATGTGGCAGGAAGCTTTGATCTTTCAGGTTTGATTGAGAGGATTAGTTATGCCATTCGCAAGTACAAGGCAAAAAGAGTCTCGATTGATTCAATAACTGCTGTCTTTCAGCAATACGATGCAATTTATGTTGTGCGACGAGAGATTTTTCGTTTGATTGCTCGACTTAAGGAGATAGGAGTGACAACAGTTATGACTACTGAGCGTATAGAAGAGTATGGACCAATTGCTCGTTATGGTGTTGAAGAGTTTGTTTCTGATAATGTCGTAATCCTGAGAAATGTTCTAGAAGCTGAAAAGAGACGAAGGACAGTAGAGATCCTAAAATTACGAGGTACTACTCATATGAAAGGCGAGTTCCCTTTTACTATGGGTGAAAGTGGGATAAGTGTTTTCCCTCTTGGGGCTATGCGTTTAACCCAGAGGTCTTCTAATGTCAGGATTAGTTCGGGTGTTTCTGATTTAGATGAGATGTGTGGTGGGGGCTTTTTCCAAGATTCAATTATTCTTGCTACTGGAGCAACGGGAACTGGCAAAACAATGCTTGTTTCTAAATTTATTGAGGATGCCTATACTCATCAAGAGCGCGCAATCCTCTTTGCTTACGAAGAATCAAGAGCTCAACTTCTTAGAAACGCAACTAGTTGGGGAATTGATTTTGAACAGATGGAGAGAGATGGACTGTTAAAGATTATATGTGCTTACCCAGAGTCAACTGGCTTAGAAGATCACCTGCAAATAATTAAGACTCAGATTACTCAATTCAAGCCTTCAAGAATGGCAATAGACTCTCTTTCAGCACTGGCAAGAGGTGTAAGTCTAAATGCATTTAGACAATTCGTAATTGGCGTCACTGGTTATGCTAAGCAAGAAGAAATTGCAGGCTTTTTTACAAATACAGCAGAAGAATTTATGGGTAGTCATTCTATAACGGATTCTCATATTTCAACTATCACTGACACTATCTTATTGCTTCAATATGTCGAAATAAGAGGGGAGATGGCTAGAGCTGTAAATGTTTTTAAGATGCGAGGATCATGGCATGACAAAAGGATTAGGGAGTTCGTAATTACAGGAAAAGGTCCACAGATTAAAGACTCCTTTAGTAACTTTGAGCAAATCTTTAGTGGTGTTCCTCATAGGGTCATTAATGAAGAAAGAGCCTAGTTTCTTTTCCTGGTAAATAATATATATTTGGAGGAGTTGTTTCTATATGGCTAATTGGTTTGAGCGCTCAGCCTGTAGATACACTTCATCAGCATCAGCTTGCTCGAGTGGTAGGTCAAACCAAAATGTTGTTCCAGTCCCTGGCTCACTTGCTATGCCAATCTTCCCTCCATGCTTCTGAATAATTCCTTGTGCTATTGATAGCCCCAGGCCTGTACCTACCTCAGTGTGAACAGAATTTTCAACCCGGTAAAACCTATCGAAGATACTCTCTTGAGCTTCCTTGCTGATGCCAGAACCAGTATCGGAAATTTCAACCCTTAACCTCGGGAGTGGTGAGATGAGTTCGCAAAAAGGAGCAGAGTCTTTGTTTATTGGAGGTTCTGCAGTACATGTATCTGGCCATGTATAAGAACGAAGAATTAGTAAGCCACCAGCCTTATTGAATTTTAGGGCGTTTCCTACGAGATTATCTAGAACCTGTAGAAGAAGGTCCCAGTTGCCAAGTACTTTTGGGATGTCTTCATTTAAATCCAGCTTGAGAAGAACTTTCTTCTCGTCTGCATTGAGCTTGTAGTTCCTAAGTGTTTGTTCAAGTGCAGGTTGAAGATCTATTGATTCAAACTGGACTGATCTACCAGACTCAAGCTTGGAAAGGTCCAGAACATCGTTGACGAGTCTTGTCAATCGATCTGCTTCAGAATTTGCTACCCCTAGGAATTCTATCTTTTCCGCTTCACTCAGTTTATCTCCAAGATCATGAAGTGTTTCAATATAACTTTTAATATTAAATAATGGGGTTCTTAATTCATGAGAAACATTGCTTATAAATCTACTTTGTGCG includes:
- the kaiC gene encoding circadian clock protein KaiC, with the protein product MQVQKLPTGIDGFDDVCHGGLPAGRSTLISGTSGTGKTVFSLHFLHNGITQYDEPGIFVTFEESPVDILRNAASFGWNLQEMVDQDKLFILDASPDPEGQDVAGSFDLSGLIERISYAIRKYKAKRVSIDSITAVFQQYDAIYVVRREIFRLIARLKEIGVTTVMTTERIEEYGPIARYGVEEFVSDNVVILRNVLEAEKRRRTVEILKLRGTTHMKGEFPFTMGESGISVFPLGAMRLTQRSSNVRISSGVSDLDEMCGGGFFQDSIILATGATGTGKTMLVSKFIEDAYTHQERAILFAYEESRAQLLRNATSWGIDFEQMERDGLLKIICAYPESTGLEDHLQIIKTQITQFKPSRMAIDSLSALARGVSLNAFRQFVIGVTGYAKQEEIAGFFTNTAEEFMGSHSITDSHISTITDTILLLQYVEIRGEMARAVNVFKMRGSWHDKRIREFVITGKGPQIKDSFSNFEQIFSGVPHRVINEERA
- the rplU gene encoding 50S ribosomal protein L21, whose product is MANKPTPKTKEQKELPYVIVESSGKQFWLQPNRYYDIDRVQAKVDEKITLKNVLLLKNGKEATIGKPYVEGATVELKVLAHRRGQKIIVYKMRPKKKTRRKNGHRQELTRVMVESISLAGKVIS
- a CDS encoding class I SAM-dependent methyltransferase; translation: MNKPFEEVDSDLREFLKTGLDLKLHLAKYLKTTINDINNLLPKGSEELAALHPKTSELTDPTSFYEEGVGTAHLLDLASWHLGSAEYIADTLKLLKMFSRGNVLDFGGGIGTHALFAAALDQVDHVCFVDINPQNRSFVEQRAKALALDSKISFHRDLNSTGNVCFDFVVCLDVLEHLPDPSSQLLSFLERMNTGSIALLNWYFFKGFSGEYPFHFDDEELIEGFFNTLQKNFLEVFHPLLITARTYKPLI
- the kaiB gene encoding circadian clock protein KaiB, which codes for MSALKTYILKLYVAGNTPNSMRALKTLRDILETDFRGVYALKVIDVLKNPQLAEEDKILATPTLAKILPPPVRRIIGDLSDRERVLIGLDLLYEELSEEDFAGNSS
- the rpmA gene encoding 50S ribosomal protein L27: MAHKKGTGSTRNGRDSNSKRLGVKAFGGESVTAGSILIRQRGTSVLPGINVGKGKDDTLFALTDGVVNFETIKRGLRNRKRINIATAG